A window of the Umboniibacter marinipuniceus genome harbors these coding sequences:
- a CDS encoding alpha-amylase family glycosyl hydrolase, giving the protein MVSNMPNQLSTRIQRHLTKIYESVDLEQSIEEITEHLLNIMRLDQTAEAPLAHRNHWDQGDIALICYGDSLLQKNEKPLHTLAGFLDGYLADTISMVHILPFFPWTSDDGFAVQDYTVVNEFLGDWGDIADIAVNFKLMGDLVINHGSSHSVWFDNFKQGLHPGRDFYFTALPSDDLSSVVRPRTSPLLQRIDTNEGPRWVWCTFSHDQIDFDFRNPEVLKAFVEIIRLHLDKGVQVFRLDAVAFLWKEVGSSSINLAETHEVVRLLRTLIEHAADGAMIITETNIPNEENLAYFGNANEAHAIYNFSLPPLLVYALISGDSHYLRQWLMTLPPAQFGTTYFNFLASHDGIGLRPVEGLLSDEEVDAFIRTMERSGGLVSWRAGAGGVRKAYEINITLMDALHGTIKGPDGFAFKRFVCAHAVMLALEGIPAFYIHSLLGTRNDHQAVDRLGYNRAINRHQWDYEVLGRHLAHPDSPNSQVLEALKRIIVIRRKQPAFHPNATQYTLQLGPGLFGFWRQSSDRNQSIFCLFNLTNTDQSIPVSELNLVLLSDWFDLISKAPIEAGTGELEFKPYGFKWISNRID; this is encoded by the coding sequence ATGGTTTCAAATATGCCTAATCAGCTCTCGACTAGGATCCAGCGGCACCTGACTAAGATTTATGAGTCAGTTGATCTTGAGCAGTCCATTGAAGAGATTACCGAGCATCTTCTGAATATTATGCGTTTAGATCAGACAGCCGAAGCACCGCTTGCGCATAGAAATCATTGGGACCAAGGAGACATTGCGCTAATTTGTTATGGTGATAGCCTACTTCAAAAAAATGAAAAACCGCTACATACACTAGCTGGATTTTTAGATGGTTATCTGGCTGATACTATCAGCATGGTACATATTTTACCTTTTTTTCCGTGGACATCGGATGATGGTTTTGCCGTTCAAGATTACACGGTAGTCAACGAGTTTCTGGGAGATTGGGGGGATATCGCCGACATCGCTGTTAATTTTAAACTAATGGGCGACCTGGTAATAAACCATGGCTCTAGCCACAGCGTCTGGTTCGATAATTTCAAGCAAGGCTTGCACCCCGGTAGAGATTTCTACTTTACCGCACTCCCTAGCGACGACCTCAGCAGTGTGGTTAGGCCGCGAACGAGCCCGCTTTTGCAGCGTATTGATACCAATGAAGGACCTCGATGGGTTTGGTGTACCTTCAGTCATGACCAAATTGATTTTGACTTTCGTAATCCTGAGGTACTTAAAGCTTTTGTAGAGATAATTCGCTTGCACCTGGATAAAGGCGTGCAGGTCTTTCGTTTAGACGCGGTGGCGTTTCTCTGGAAGGAGGTGGGCTCTTCCAGCATCAACCTAGCTGAAACGCACGAAGTGGTGCGCCTTCTTCGTACCTTGATAGAACACGCCGCGGACGGGGCGATGATAATCACTGAAACCAACATCCCCAATGAGGAGAACTTGGCCTATTTTGGGAATGCCAATGAGGCGCATGCAATCTATAACTTTTCACTACCGCCGTTACTAGTTTATGCATTGATTAGCGGCGATAGCCACTACCTCCGACAGTGGCTAATGACGTTGCCTCCGGCCCAGTTTGGTACTACGTATTTCAACTTCTTAGCCTCTCATGACGGTATAGGCTTGCGACCGGTTGAAGGACTCTTAAGTGATGAGGAGGTGGATGCATTCATTCGCACAATGGAACGATCGGGCGGGCTTGTCTCATGGCGTGCTGGTGCAGGCGGTGTGCGTAAAGCGTATGAAATAAATATTACCCTAATGGATGCGCTCCACGGAACAATCAAAGGACCTGATGGGTTTGCTTTTAAGCGGTTTGTTTGTGCGCATGCGGTGATGTTGGCGCTTGAGGGAATCCCAGCTTTTTATATTCACAGCCTACTTGGGACTCGTAATGATCATCAAGCCGTAGATCGTTTGGGTTATAACCGAGCTATTAACCGTCATCAATGGGATTACGAAGTCCTTGGTCGCCATTTAGCACATCCTGATTCACCAAATAGTCAAGTCCTCGAGGCGTTAAAGCGCATTATCGTAATTAGAAGGAAGCAGCCCGCTTTTCACCCCAACGCAACTCAGTATACGTTGCAATTAGGGCCTGGGCTATTCGGCTTTTGGCGACAAAGTAGTGACCGAAATCAGAGTATTTTCTGTTTATTCAACCTAACGAATACTGACCAAAGTATTCCCGTTAGCGAACTAAATTTAGTCCTTCTAAGTGACTGGTTTGATTTGATTAGCAAAGCGCCTATCGAAGCTGGAACCGGCGAACTTGAGTTTAAGCCATATGGGTTTAAATGGATTAGTAATCGAATCGACTAG
- a CDS encoding VOC family protein, whose translation MLSHMMIGTNDIVASQKFYDAVLAVLGAGEAMKHVNATGQTRLFYIHDGSTFCITEPINGEPATVSNGSTIGFACESPEQLQRLHEVAIANGGTSIEGAPGPRDSDIGVMHLCYFLDPDGHKVCGLHRPS comes from the coding sequence ATGCTAAGTCACATGATGATCGGTACTAACGATATTGTCGCATCTCAGAAGTTTTATGACGCCGTGCTTGCGGTACTTGGCGCAGGGGAGGCAATGAAGCACGTTAACGCTACGGGCCAAACCCGATTATTCTATATTCATGACGGTTCCACTTTTTGTATTACCGAGCCAATTAACGGTGAACCCGCAACAGTTTCAAATGGATCAACTATTGGCTTCGCGTGTGAATCACCGGAGCAGCTTCAGAGGCTTCATGAGGTAGCCATAGCTAATGGCGGAACAAGTATTGAAGGTGCGCCGGGGCCTAGAGATAGTGATATTGGCGTTATGCACCTATGTTATTTTTTAGATCCCGACGGGCATAAAGTCTGTGGACTTCACCGTCCAAGCTAG
- a CDS encoding DUF2256 domain-containing protein: protein MKKKSELATKICVVCDRPFTWRKKWEKNWQAVKYCSKRCSNARKLAVQ from the coding sequence ATGAAAAAGAAGTCAGAGTTAGCCACGAAAATCTGTGTAGTTTGTGATCGGCCGTTTACGTGGCGTAAGAAATGGGAAAAAAACTGGCAGGCTGTGAAGTATTGCTCAAAGCGCTGTAGTAACGCTCGAAAGCTGGCGGTTCAGTGA
- a CDS encoding cryptochrome/photolyase family protein: MVEEAFTQKTDSVQLSASTLRLVLGDQLNSQHHWYKEVDDSVVYLLAELRQETDYAQHHIQKVCAFFAAMEEFSAVLSSKGHRVMHLTLDSTSDFNGLNGLLDHVISELGANNFHYQLPDEYRLREQLQHFVNSRDIVSEAFESEHFFVSDYELGGYFTAAKAHRMEAFYRKMRQRFDILMCDGQPVGAKWNFDQSNRQKLKSSDLADIPAPLIFSNNVSEILRRIERHNLATIGEASSSLLWPINRGQALSLLDYFCQHCLPRFGQFQDAMTGSSEFAWSLYHSRISFALNVKILSPKEVIDTAIHHYEGNRTSIDIAQIEGFVRQILGWREFVRGIYWANMPSYTELNVLGATRSLPKWFWTGNTKMRCQQAAIEQSLKFAYAHHIQRLMITGNFSLIAGVQPNEVDDWYLGIYIDALEWVELPNTRGMSQFADGGLVASKAYAASGNYVNKMSDYCKTCFYQVKQVSGHGACPLNSLYWHFMNRHSEAFSGNLRNRMVYANWRKKTTAEQEAILTQAEQYLQDLDEL; this comes from the coding sequence ATGGTAGAGGAAGCGTTTACTCAAAAAACTGATTCGGTTCAGCTTAGTGCTTCAACCCTTCGGCTTGTCCTTGGAGATCAGCTAAATAGCCAACATCATTGGTATAAGGAGGTAGATGACTCGGTCGTCTACCTGTTAGCCGAGCTTCGACAGGAAACAGACTACGCTCAGCACCATATTCAAAAGGTCTGTGCTTTTTTCGCCGCCATGGAGGAATTCTCCGCAGTACTGAGTTCGAAGGGGCATCGTGTAATGCACTTAACCCTAGACAGTACTTCTGATTTTAACGGTTTAAATGGGCTATTGGATCACGTGATTAGTGAGTTAGGTGCCAATAACTTTCACTACCAGCTCCCTGATGAGTACAGGCTTAGAGAGCAGCTACAACACTTCGTTAATTCAAGAGATATAGTCAGCGAGGCGTTTGAGTCTGAACATTTCTTTGTTTCTGACTATGAGTTGGGAGGCTATTTTACCGCCGCTAAAGCGCATAGGATGGAAGCGTTCTATCGAAAAATGCGGCAGCGTTTTGATATCCTGATGTGTGATGGTCAGCCCGTGGGAGCGAAGTGGAATTTTGATCAAAGCAATCGCCAGAAGCTAAAATCGAGTGACTTAGCCGATATCCCAGCACCGTTGATCTTTTCAAACAACGTCAGTGAAATTCTGAGGCGAATCGAGCGTCATAACTTGGCGACTATCGGTGAGGCTTCGTCCTCACTGCTTTGGCCCATAAATCGAGGGCAGGCTCTTTCCCTCTTAGATTATTTTTGCCAGCATTGCCTGCCGCGATTTGGCCAGTTTCAGGACGCCATGACGGGTTCTAGCGAGTTTGCTTGGAGTTTGTACCACTCGCGAATTAGCTTCGCGCTAAATGTAAAGATCTTGTCTCCCAAGGAAGTCATCGATACCGCTATTCATCACTATGAAGGGAATCGGACTAGCATCGATATTGCTCAGATTGAAGGCTTCGTCCGTCAAATATTGGGCTGGCGAGAGTTCGTTCGAGGGATCTATTGGGCCAATATGCCAAGTTATACTGAGCTGAACGTTTTAGGCGCAACACGCTCTTTGCCTAAGTGGTTTTGGACAGGCAATACTAAAATGCGCTGTCAGCAAGCGGCAATAGAGCAATCACTTAAATTCGCTTACGCGCATCATATACAACGATTAATGATTACTGGAAACTTTAGTCTTATCGCTGGTGTTCAACCCAATGAAGTGGACGATTGGTACTTGGGTATTTACATTGATGCACTTGAATGGGTTGAGTTACCCAATACCCGCGGCATGAGCCAATTTGCGGATGGTGGCTTAGTGGCCAGTAAGGCTTACGCCGCTAGCGGCAACTACGTTAATAAAATGAGTGATTACTGCAAGACCTGTTTTTATCAGGTGAAGCAAGTCTCGGGGCACGGCGCCTGCCCATTAAATTCTTTATATTGGCATTTTATGAATCGGCACAGTGAAGCATTCTCCGGTAACTTACGTAATCGAATGGTATATGCCAACTGGCGCAAAAAAACTACAGCCGAACAAGAGGCAATACTCACTCAGGCTGAGCAGTACCTTCAGGACTTAGATGAGCTTTGA
- the pta gene encoding phosphate acetyltransferase, producing MTKVFQLVSAEPGAGLMTTALGVKHLFEQHGLNAGVFWPVGTANESLIHLVPVYSLEAFNLAVEEQRLYEVLEALAERFDALSQDHDVVCIIGLSEAAKLPQAREFNTLLAKSLNSQVIVVCSGAGTDAQQISSRIKLSLKSYHAINDRLLGVVLNKIGVPLDRHGRIRPDLGVSLDSDGKDYSAGLKAEQLQPLPVPMLGFVPWDQVNNRARVADLRSICDFEYLNEGEAKTRRISWLLVATRSVDTLTKNLKANTLIVTAGDRVDVLMMAALAEQRGVKLAGLLLTSGIQPSQQSIDLIKAALDSGLPVLETTERTYEVVSNFSSLFLDVPNQDEERFTALTNHVAAHLDRDALLKLTERSYKTQLSPAAFRYKLVKRAAQLDNTIVLPEGDEPRTLEAAQLCCERNIAKCILLGEPEKIRTQLKALNIDQHPNLQIVNPIESFHRYVETFVELRKHKGMTHSLATDILQEDRIMLGTLMLHCGDVDGLVAGAENTTAATVTPAFQIIKTKPGQSLVSSCFFMCLPDQVLVYADCAINPDPTSEQLADIAIQSAESAIAFGIEPRVAMISYSTGSSGTGSDVDKVIAATKLAKDKLPEVLIDGPLQYDAASVANVAKSKAPSSSVAGQATVFIFPDLNTGNTTYKAVQRSAGVISIGPMLQGLNKPVNDLSRGALVDDIVYTIALTSIQAGAN from the coding sequence ATGACTAAAGTATTTCAGCTTGTTTCGGCCGAGCCGGGCGCCGGACTAATGACCACTGCCCTAGGTGTAAAACACCTTTTTGAGCAACACGGGCTTAACGCCGGGGTATTTTGGCCTGTTGGCACGGCCAACGAAAGCCTAATTCACTTAGTACCGGTTTATAGTCTTGAGGCGTTTAATTTGGCGGTGGAGGAACAACGCCTGTACGAAGTATTAGAAGCGCTCGCTGAACGTTTCGACGCGCTCAGTCAAGACCACGATGTTGTCTGCATCATTGGCCTCTCCGAAGCCGCTAAGCTTCCACAAGCGCGTGAGTTCAACACTCTGCTGGCAAAGTCGCTCAACAGCCAGGTAATTGTGGTGTGCTCGGGTGCTGGGACAGATGCCCAACAAATTAGCAGTAGAATAAAGCTATCCTTGAAGAGCTACCATGCTATTAATGACCGTCTCTTAGGGGTGGTGCTCAATAAAATAGGTGTGCCACTAGACCGCCACGGCCGAATTCGTCCAGATCTGGGCGTATCTTTAGATTCAGATGGCAAAGATTACTCGGCAGGACTCAAGGCGGAACAGCTTCAACCTCTCCCTGTACCAATGCTTGGCTTCGTACCCTGGGATCAAGTTAATAACCGTGCGCGCGTTGCCGACCTACGCAGTATCTGTGACTTTGAGTACCTCAATGAAGGTGAAGCGAAGACTCGTCGGATCTCCTGGCTTTTGGTAGCAACCCGCTCTGTTGATACGCTTACCAAGAATTTAAAGGCTAATACCCTGATTGTTACCGCAGGTGATCGGGTTGATGTACTTATGATGGCGGCATTGGCTGAACAACGAGGCGTTAAATTAGCAGGATTGTTGCTTACCTCAGGTATCCAGCCATCACAACAGAGTATTGATTTGATAAAGGCCGCACTTGATTCGGGACTACCTGTCTTGGAAACCACTGAGCGAACCTATGAAGTTGTTTCAAACTTCTCGAGCTTATTTCTGGATGTGCCAAATCAGGACGAAGAGCGTTTCACTGCTTTAACCAACCACGTTGCTGCGCATCTTGACCGAGACGCTTTACTAAAATTGACCGAACGTAGCTATAAAACGCAACTCTCCCCAGCGGCATTCCGATACAAGCTCGTTAAACGTGCCGCCCAACTCGACAATACCATTGTACTTCCAGAAGGCGACGAGCCACGTACGCTGGAGGCCGCTCAACTTTGCTGCGAGCGAAATATCGCCAAGTGTATTTTGCTGGGCGAACCCGAAAAGATCCGAACACAATTAAAAGCGCTCAATATTGACCAGCACCCTAACCTTCAAATTGTGAATCCTATTGAGTCGTTTCATCGCTACGTAGAAACGTTTGTTGAACTCCGTAAGCACAAAGGAATGACTCATAGCTTAGCCACCGACATTCTGCAGGAAGACCGTATTATGTTAGGCACATTGATGCTTCATTGCGGTGATGTTGACGGCCTGGTTGCCGGTGCTGAGAATACCACTGCCGCAACGGTCACACCGGCGTTTCAGATAATCAAAACCAAGCCCGGCCAGTCACTAGTATCGTCCTGCTTTTTCATGTGCCTACCTGACCAAGTATTGGTCTATGCCGATTGCGCTATTAACCCTGACCCAACGAGTGAACAACTCGCTGATATCGCTATCCAAAGTGCCGAATCAGCAATCGCCTTTGGTATCGAACCCCGCGTGGCGATGATCTCATACTCAACTGGATCGTCAGGCACAGGGAGCGATGTAGATAAGGTTATTGCCGCCACTAAACTGGCAAAAGATAAATTACCCGAGGTGTTAATTGATGGCCCGCTTCAGTACGATGCGGCAAGCGTCGCAAACGTGGCCAAGTCGAAAGCGCCAAGCTCCTCGGTGGCCGGCCAAGCAACGGTGTTTATCTTTCCTGATCTTAATACCGGCAATACAACTTACAAAGCAGTTCAGCGAAGTGCCGGAGTGATTTCAATTGGGCCAATGTTACAGGGCTTAAATAAGCCCGTTAATGATCTCTCTCGAGGCGCCCTAGTAGATGATATCGTTTACACCATCGCCCTGACCTCTATTCAAGCAGGCGCGAACTAA
- a CDS encoding acetate/propionate family kinase, with product MTQTVLVFNAGSSSLKFTLLDSASSMVLVEGIAERLETEQAVLHFKEANLKTTTALAESSHKAALAAILVSLSAYPAPVVIGHRVVHGGKRFSQATLINADVLKAIEDCIPLAPLHNPANLEGINAALSSYPAVPQVAVFDTAFHAKMPEYAYLYALPRHFERDYNIRKYGFHGTSHHYISRETARLTGNAISAQNLVIAHLGNGASVSAVSNGRSVDTSMGMTPSDGLVMGTRSGSLDPGILIHLMQEHGYSAEQLDILINKRSGLLGLSELTADMRELEEALTAGSAPATVAIEVFCYRLAQTIASMAIALPSLDVLVFTGGIGENSPLVRALTCRWLGLLNIKIDSDHNEGAARNEAAQIDAANSAVSVWVIPTNEELMIANEALALLANVGESQP from the coding sequence ATGACGCAGACGGTTTTAGTGTTTAATGCAGGTAGTTCAAGCTTAAAGTTCACACTATTGGATTCCGCTAGCTCGATGGTATTGGTGGAAGGTATTGCCGAGCGGCTGGAAACTGAACAAGCCGTGCTGCACTTCAAGGAGGCAAACCTCAAGACTACTACAGCACTAGCTGAATCTAGTCACAAAGCGGCCTTAGCAGCTATTTTGGTGTCACTCTCGGCCTACCCAGCCCCTGTTGTAATTGGTCACCGAGTAGTACATGGTGGTAAGCGATTTAGCCAAGCAACACTCATCAATGCGGACGTCCTTAAGGCAATTGAAGACTGTATTCCGCTTGCGCCATTACACAACCCAGCTAACCTCGAGGGGATTAACGCCGCGCTTTCGAGCTACCCGGCGGTGCCACAAGTCGCCGTATTTGACACGGCCTTTCATGCGAAGATGCCCGAATACGCCTACCTTTACGCCCTACCTCGGCATTTTGAGCGTGACTATAACATCCGCAAATATGGCTTTCATGGCACCAGTCATCACTACATTAGTCGCGAGACAGCAAGACTTACTGGCAACGCGATCAGCGCACAGAACCTGGTGATTGCACACCTTGGAAATGGCGCCAGTGTGAGTGCTGTATCTAACGGTAGATCAGTTGATACCTCAATGGGTATGACACCAAGTGACGGCCTCGTTATGGGAACTCGATCCGGCTCGCTTGATCCAGGGATTCTCATTCACCTCATGCAAGAGCATGGCTACAGCGCAGAGCAACTCGACATCCTAATCAACAAGCGTTCTGGTTTACTGGGACTGTCTGAACTCACCGCTGACATGCGGGAGCTCGAAGAAGCCCTCACAGCAGGCTCGGCGCCAGCTACCGTGGCCATCGAGGTATTCTGCTACCGCCTAGCCCAAACAATCGCGTCGATGGCTATCGCCTTGCCGAGTTTAGATGTACTCGTTTTTACCGGCGGTATTGGCGAAAATTCACCATTGGTACGAGCGCTCACGTGCCGCTGGCTGGGGCTACTAAATATTAAGATTGACAGTGATCATAATGAAGGTGCTGCTCGAAACGAAGCCGCACAAATAGACGCGGCCAATTCAGCCGTTTCTGTTTGGGTGATTCCTACAAATGAAGAACTGATGATTGCTAACGAGGCGCTTGCGCTGTTAGCCAACGTTGGAGAAAGCCAACCATGA
- a CDS encoding thymidine kinase yields MAQLYFYYSSMNAGKSTTLLQSAYNYREQGLTPVLYTAALDDRTQAGVISSRIGLQAEANTFTEHTNLFSQISLLVDGQRPHCVLVDESQFLSRAQVDQLARVVDELQIPVLCFGIRTDFMGELFAGSERLLAIADKLKEIKTICHCGKKATMVVRLDESGHVVKHGDKISVGGNEKYKPLCRRHFGEAIA; encoded by the coding sequence ATGGCACAGCTTTACTTCTATTATTCGTCCATGAACGCCGGGAAATCTACCACGCTACTGCAGTCGGCCTATAACTATCGCGAACAGGGCTTAACGCCCGTACTCTATACTGCCGCATTAGACGATCGAACACAGGCGGGTGTGATCAGTTCCCGCATAGGGCTTCAGGCTGAAGCAAACACTTTCACTGAACACACCAACCTTTTTAGTCAGATTTCCTTGCTAGTAGATGGCCAGCGACCACACTGTGTATTAGTGGACGAAAGTCAGTTTCTATCTCGTGCTCAGGTTGATCAACTGGCTCGTGTTGTGGATGAGCTTCAGATACCGGTGCTCTGCTTTGGCATTCGAACTGACTTCATGGGAGAGCTCTTCGCGGGTTCCGAACGTTTACTTGCCATTGCCGATAAACTAAAAGAAATCAAAACAATTTGTCACTGTGGTAAGAAAGCGACCATGGTAGTTCGCCTAGATGAAAGCGGACACGTGGTGAAGCACGGCGACAAGATTTCCGTGGGCGGAAACGAAAAGTATAAACCGTTATGCCGTCGGCACTTTGGTGAAGCCATCGCTTAG
- a CDS encoding S1/P1 nuclease, protein MNKSLLIASLPLVGALTVDAHAWGASGHRTVAKLADRYLTEEARAGIDEIIGSDNKLWELSTWPDEIRSDANTWRHTFPWHYVSIDDHEDIHGDFPRSSRGDILSGIDTMSQKINDSTLSTEDRWQALAFYVHFVGDIHQPLHVGNRSDRGGNAVRVDWFGQRSNLHTVWDSKIIDHWDLSFSELVEALDENITLTAHESAQAEPIEWAAESMILRNQCYERLDKNDGDYPDLGYEYAYYNGELVKDRLRLASYRLAYQLNTIFAAD, encoded by the coding sequence ATGAATAAATCGCTACTTATCGCTAGCCTCCCTTTAGTTGGCGCACTAACGGTAGATGCTCATGCTTGGGGCGCTTCTGGTCACCGTACCGTAGCAAAGCTGGCCGATCGCTATCTCACCGAAGAAGCCAGAGCCGGCATTGATGAAATCATCGGCTCAGACAATAAACTCTGGGAACTCTCTACCTGGCCTGATGAAATCCGTTCCGACGCAAACACCTGGCGTCATACCTTTCCTTGGCACTACGTTTCTATTGATGATCACGAAGATATCCATGGTGATTTTCCTCGCTCATCTCGCGGTGACATCTTGAGCGGCATTGACACCATGTCCCAAAAGATCAATGACTCAACTTTGTCCACCGAAGACCGATGGCAGGCACTTGCCTTCTATGTCCACTTCGTTGGCGACATCCATCAACCCCTTCATGTGGGTAATCGATCAGATCGCGGCGGCAATGCCGTTCGGGTAGACTGGTTTGGCCAACGAAGCAATCTTCACACTGTTTGGGATAGCAAAATTATTGATCACTGGGATTTGAGCTTTAGTGAGCTAGTTGAAGCACTTGACGAAAACATCACCCTAACCGCTCACGAAAGCGCCCAAGCAGAGCCAATTGAATGGGCCGCCGAGTCTATGATTTTGCGTAACCAGTGCTACGAGCGCCTAGACAAGAATGACGGTGACTACCCAGACCTCGGTTACGAGTATGCCTATTATAATGGCGAGCTTGTGAAGGACCGTCTAAGGCTAGCGAGTTATCGCTTGGCCTACCAGTTGAATACGATTTTTGCTGCCGATTAG